A window of Glycine soja cultivar W05 chromosome 2, ASM419377v2, whole genome shotgun sequence genomic DNA:
caattaaaaatggTTCCAAAAAGTCACAAAATGACGAAAAATGAGCTTGCTAGGAGGGGATACCACTTGATTGAGAGGGTGGCGTTGTTAAGTGTTAGGCAGTGACAAAAATAGCCACAACAACATTGTGTGAAAATTTCTCCATGGCAAGAGAAATTGCTAATTAACCCACCAAGGTTGTGACCAATTAATGAGGATCACTCTTTCATCATAAGATAAAGATGCCATAAACTGTGTTAGAGGCTTGAAGTTACTGTGAAATGGATTGAAGCTTCAATGCCTTCGGAGGGTTTCACTCCTGAAGCTGCTAAGTCTAGCTAGGGCATAGTGACTTTGTGAGTTGAGACCTTGTATTGGGGTCACCTTGCACCATGACCATGCACTAGAACAAAGTACTTCGTTGACTTTGGTGCCTAGGATATTATTGAGTTTCTTGAAGAAGTTAtagcataaataaataagaaaaattagctTTGGATGTTCATTTCCCTTTTTTTCATCTTAACTATTTTGCAacaataaggactaaaaatctTGCAAGACAAAGATgtcaatttataataattaacattgTAATTTAGTGCCAAAATTGCGTTCATACAtaagatatattattaaaagatcATTGAATTTAAACAATGGCTTGATTCCATATCAACGGATATAGAATATGCGGCTATTGGTTTTGAGAGAAAGAATATGCGTTTAGTCAAGGCAAACATATATGGTGATACTTGCTAGTACTTGATGATCTCTTATTTCAACGGATACTACTTTGAGaatcattaaaatatatattttaaaacaaattaaaggtgactaaagtcttttaaaatttaatattgagAAAAAGTATCATAAATTGGCAAAGAACTTTCTAATTCTTTTATATGAAACAGGACTAAAAAcccaaagaaagaaaactaagTAGGAATGATACAAGAGAGACTAACACCTCTCGCATCACTAAGAATCACATCCTTCAAAAAATGAAGGTTATTGCTAAAAAGTTACATATTCACCCTCCAAAGAACAAGCATAATCAACCAATTTATCTGCACAATAATTTTCCTCTCTACAACTATGGTGAATCCGAATATGGTTAAAGGAAGACAACAGGCTTGTGAATAGTTCGAACTAGCCTTCTTCCTGAAACACATCCCACCTGCTCCCCTTTATAGCAGTAACAACTGCTTTAGAATCAATCTGCAACTGTAAATGCAGTGCCAACTTCAAGCCCAACAAGATTCCCTATAACTTAGCTACAAACACAGAAGATCGTCCTATGTATTTAGCAAACCCACCCTTCCATTGACCATTGTTGTTTCTAATTAAACCACCACAACTTTCAATGCCACCATTCCCTTTCACTGCTCCATCCATATTTAGGCAGAACCAACCTCGTAAAGGAGGTTGCCAATGGACAAAAATTTCTTGATAACCTCTCTCACTATGGGGTAAGTTCACCTTGTAATTTCtaacaaattcttcaaggtTTGAACGGACGAACAAAAAGCTCATCATGACTACCATAGAGATAACACAATGATTCTAAATGAGTCAGGGAAGGCAATAGCATGATTAGATAACATTGTTTGCTCATCCAACCACTTATCACACCAAGCATTAATAGTAGTACCATTATGAATGGACCACATCTCCATCTCTTGGAAACTACTCCATTGCTCAGTAAGAGCTTTCCAAATGTAGGAATCTGTAGCCTTAACTACCAAAGTGTTAGAAGTGGATCCATTCCTACCATATTTACCAACCAGCTCAAGAGCCTATAAGCTTCGTTTCCCTTTTCTAAAGGCCCATCCCATTTTCATAAGACAAGTTTTATTCATTTCCACTAAATCCAGCATAGCCATTATGATGCAATCTTACCCCCCAaaggtattggatagaagactccaaaaagattgagccagagatgcaggagaaggtcctaggattctcatgagccttagggtagattctAAActcatggactaagtatgagtccacttatctttgtacatattaaattaagattttattatttttgggccttgtatttagggttccACAGTGTAGGGAGTGTATCCTagtaatgtaagatttttcagccaTTGCATTTTAGGGCAcgtagactagtttttgtattaggggtagttttgtaatttcacatgcattaggtgcactatttgatgtgtgtgttgggagagaaatttaattgaattgggagaatctcaatccaattaaattttggtctagcctaagggggaggtgaacatttgcttgttacaccccattggcacatcatatagtcacattttgtgcatgtctttcatgctttgCATGCCTCACATTGAgtgaagaatcttggacttgatcttggattagtaggtTGAACCATagttgaaattcactaatcataattagtgaaattttggctccaaatttgattacaaattcaaattcaagtgaaatttgaataaaaattttcctccaattttgtgtgatacttagactataaatagaggtcttgtatgtgcattttttcaactttgatcatttgagaattacacttcaaagttcagatctcatttgagacataaaattcgtgcccccctctcttcctctccctccactcatcttcttccactttcaagctcttattcatgacctcctatggtggtgagcttattcttgactcatcttctccttaaagTGATGTCTCtgatcacctttcctccttttccCTTCCTCCTTGCCATTTCGATTTCATCGTGGTATTGCAAACGTGGTATCATTTTTTCTAGTATTGATATTTAGACACCCCAATAATGTCAACATTTCATTGACAACaaattcctatttttctttatgtctttttttgtcacattatattatcaataatttatctctcttctctttctctctgggtttcaaagtatatatatttttccattattttttcatttaggtCAATAGATGATGATTatacaaacaaatttaattctATGCAATTAATCTTACCTTGTTGTACTTTATAATTCTACTCATTAACTCTTTTGATATTTATTCTTGCTGCATTCAATTTCAAACTTTCTATAGTTTATTTGCGTTTTTCTAAGTGCGTGTTTGTTTTTTCTGGTGGACTTGCAACAGCATGAAATCCAAGACAGCGTCACCATAAAAGTATGGGTGTTCCttcttcaacctccatttcGAATTACCCCACGGTGATCTAAACACACACTAAATCTTATTATTTATAGTAGTACTTCCGTACAGTGAATTAGTCAGTGACCTTTGTAAATTAATCGATGTCTTCAGAAAGAAGAATTAGTACAAGGCTAAAAGCTAGTTAAATTAAGATACCCGAAGTCTGAAGGTTTCTATGGACTGTACACTGATTATTTCACAGGAACCGAGTAACACCAAATTTGCTTTGACATAGTTACTTTATCTGGCAAAATTTTCAGGAAGTTCTGTGAAGTTATGGCTTTTCTTGTCATTAAAATCACAAACCTGTTTCCAATCCCTCTGGCATGTTTCTtagaaatatatgtatatatgtacaaATACAAGCAAAATTGCTTCAGATAGCAAAGAAATTTAGTTTACCATCTCGCATATTTGGGCTTgtatttactatttaaaaaCTTTTCAAGTTTTCATTTTGTACGGTCTCCAATTTATGGACTCTGACTCAGTTACTAGGAAACTTGAAATCATAAATTTGGAGGTTTTCAACTTTGGATTTGGCAAAATTACTTCGCATTCTTGCAGAGCGGAACTTACCCCAGTTGACTGGTCTATATATAGGAGGGTTTCTATCATCTAGCAACTCTTCCAAGGGCTTCACATCAGTGTAGAGTGCTGGTTTCAGAAAGAATGGAATTGAAAACCTATCCTTCTCAGAGTTCACCATAACCCTGTGTTCTACACTCTCATAAGCATCATTGCTCCAAACCTGCTTGCACAAACAAAAGCCATTCTGTAATAACTATAGGCCAaagcattaaaacaaaattaacttcATTATCAGAAAATAGACTATGCAACCACAACGTTAAGTATCTTACGTTTTCATTCAATTACTAAGggtgtttgatttgattgttttctgtttttattttcactgaaaataaaaaatgatgataaagatgtgtttgattgaatttttaaaaatatttttagtgaaaatgaaaataggaaacaatcatgaaataaaaacaataaaatctcgtttGAAAACAGGAACCTCGGTAAAATGAAAATGTGGTGacaatgaatataattttaaacaaacctaaaaatacaaaaaacacaagaagtcaatatattataaattttcaaaagataaaaatacaaaccaaacacaccttaACTAACCTATATGATATAACAATGATATCAATCTAAAGAAGATCACTATATATATGTCCAATCTCTAAACCTTATGCCAACCAATTGCTTCTGTTATAAATGTAATATCACTTTTGGTAACCACTTTTTGATTTCTCTTTTTTAGACCATTTTATCCTACCTTTTCatattaaaccaaaaataaaacaaaccatGTGCAAACAaggaatataaaattttgaacaaaTTTTAGTTTACATGttcgttttattattttaccctctcaactaaaattaaaatcacttaATATTGTAATCACCCACTAACCACTTTCCACTCTTTCATTTATACAGTTATATCCTTCtctcattttgattttcaatttttttctcctattCAATACACGGTTGTTAACCATCTTCACGTATTGTAGTTAGTTTCTTTCTTCAGGTATTATCATCTTCAGCACATCTTCACATATTGtaatctttttcttcatttgagCATTCAAGATTGACAACATAGTGTTGAAAGTTAAATTCTGATCCCGAAGGTATTATTTTTCCCTTTGCatccattttttttactgtttgcCATTTcacatattaaaaaaaggtCATGCAcatgtaaaatgattttataatgcTTGCCTATATTGTGCATGTAAGAGATGGCTATGATGTGAGTTGTATATGAGAATTACTTGGTAAGTTAAtttttcacttcctttttctttatgctTACTTCTTCATTTAtctttcactttagttatttgcATTTTTTCCCTTCATTGAAGGATATGCTTGGTTATTTTAgtaatgtatattttatttgcGTTTTCATTTTGGCTACTATTTTTCTTCTTGATAGGTCGATGTTGTTGTTTGATTCAAGATGCATCCctcattttatttatgatttcacTTGGGCGGAGTAAGTTTTTTTAACctaaatatttactatttaagGTTGTGAATTTCATACTTAGATTATTACTGTTAAAACCATTTTGGATGATTGGTTATCTTTAGTcttgcttttcttttctatttttctttgcgCATAACACTCAATTGGATGGTAACAAACCTTTCCACAATTACTTACCTGCacgtatttaattaaaataggtAGTTTAAAATTAGTTTCAGTGTTTTTAAATTAGCAAATAATATCTAAAATTGAaactagttttatttttatttttttatttttaaaaaagacagATTTGAAACatgatttaaaaagtttttaaaattatatattttgtttttgttaaacaaaattgtttttctaaaatacaattttatttgtattgtttCCTTATTTTCATACTCTTAGATTTGCTTGTATTAACTACTAATTATTATGCATAATTTGatagttgtaatttttttttattttcttttcatatcttttaaaatttctcTTTCATATCTTTTTTTCCTCACTCTTATGTTTGTCATTTTTATCACCACTGATCATTTCTTGTTTATTAGTTTcagaaaaatatatcaatatctTGAGTTTATTAGAACAATTGAGGATTGTGAAATTCATCTGTTCAGTAGCATATATCATTAGCAATTCGTCAGACTCTCAcatctatttaaaaattatcgATTCATaactattcaatttttttatgatcgTGTTACTCTATTTTTATACACATCGTGgctaattatattttgaagaatCTCAGATGAGTGCAAAGTTGGAAGAATGAATGAGTTTACTGATTTGGAGAGTCCTAGAGTTTAgggatatttattttatttgaattatgttgatattttttcatttctgtTATCATTAGTCTTTGTTTATGCTAGTGGGCGGCTAAAAGTCACCCAAACgggtaaaattacttttttttatttaaattttaaaaattaaaacttctaagtttttgtattttaaaattaattaatgaaagtcttaattaaaactgtccattaatttaaattttaagaatttaccAAAATTGTCAACTAAAACTGtacagttttttaaattttaaaaaagtgtgAATTTATTTAACTTTAGCAATCTaccaatttgttaatttttaagaacATACCAATTTATtactgtttattttttaaattgtaaaattctACCAATTTGTTAATTAAACCAACGTAAActaaattattgttatttttttttaattatatcacTAGTAAGTAAATAATGAATGAAAAGCAAAGAGTTGTTTGTAATACCTAGACATATGGATTTGTCTACCCGTGAGATAAATTTGATGGAGAGAAAAATTAGCAAATATGGTTTGATACCTGGATCATATCACCGACATTGATGATGAAGGAATTGAAAATGGGCTTGACTCGAATCCACTCTCCATCTGATTTTCTCCTAACTTCTAGACCACCAGTGTCATCTTGAGCAAGCACAGTCAAGACACCAGTGTCCTTGTGGCGTCCGAGTCCAAGAGCCAGATGAGGGTAGGGGCAAGCTGGATAATGATTCAGACGGATATTGCTCGTGTTATGTGTGAAATACCCGCGGAACCTATTTGGCACTAAGCCTAAGCTCAGTGCAACAAGTTCCATCAACTTATAAGCAAGTTTCTCCACTTCTTGTGCATACTCTTGGCATGCTTCTCTGGTATCAGATCAGTATTTTGCATAATTATTGAAAGTCCATATATACAACATAATTTACTAGGATCGGCTTACTGATGGGATTTATATACTTTGCATGAAGTCtgaagtttaaattttattattatcattgtaaaaaaaacaaaaaacaaatacaacataGAAGGAAGGAGATTAAACAACAATTAATAACCTAGCTCTATCCAACACACCATACTttgtcaaaaattaaattatgaataattctatttaaaatagaaaatactaATTAGTGTTTTTAGGAtactaattaaataacttaaaatataaatatttttattagaagacGAAAAATTGTTacccaaaatattttttgtgttttcctattatttttacactaaatattttttctttttaattctttaattaatccCTAACAACAATGATTAACAAGACTCTTTAAAATAAACTCCCTTTTTACATGGTTTCTTCCAAACTTTTATTCTATCTGTAACCactttttaattagattacAATAACTCACCAACACTAAAGATTTAATGAGAATCTAATGTATACACTAACAATATCATTCCATCACAAGTTGAtggataaatttgttaattttaataatagttAGTTATATCTATTTGTTATGGATTGacatgataaaattattgactTTAATAATAGTATCCttataagtcatttttttattagttaagggtgtaaaaaaaaaaacattatactaACACGCacagaaattaaaatcaaatataataataacagaAATACAGACTAATCAAATTCAGGGTATTGAATTACTTGAACTCAGGAGGATTCTGAGGCCACCGGTTATCCCATTGGAACTGAACGTTTTCCTCATCATCTGGTTCATCTGAGGGTGGTATAAAAGTGGGTTCCTGAACATTGAAATCATAGATCTCTTTCCAGTCCCTAACGTTCTTGGTATGTTCTGCTTCAAAGTAACCCAACACGTTAACCGCATCCCTTCTCACCTTCAACTTTTCCTCTAAACCAAGTGCAAAGAACTTTTTTGCAGCCTCTTCAATCCTCTCTCGTTTATCCAAAGGCACCTTGTGATTGATCACCTGAAAGAAACCCCATTTCTTGCAAGCACTGCCTATTTCTTTGACTAAGTTTTCGATAGAAGAATCCAAGAGGGTGTCTTCGTTTTGGTAGTTTATGGGAGAGAGATCAATCAGAGGGATTCCTTCTGCCACGATCACTGAGGATTTTGGCCTGTGTTCTGGTGCTTGGACAAAAGCAGTGTCTACTTCCTCTCCCATGGTGATTgttgtttgtgtgtttttttggatcgctttgttatttttatttgtttgatcgAAAGATGTTAGATGCAGAATGTTTTTATGTGTAGCAGATACAATACAATGATGGGGAATTATGTGCACTGAACCTGGACTGGTTTCGGTTATGCTACCACGGTCTTGTGTTTGTaaggctatgtttggttttgatAAAAAAGTAAAGCTGAAAAAGGAAGATAAACTCTCTTGCTTTGTTTTTAGTTGGATATGATTGTAAATTGATAGCCTGTTTGGTTCCACGTTTAAGTGTATGTTTGGTTCCATGTTTCAAAGGCTTCAAATGACATTTCACCTTTTCCCACACATCCAatggaaaaacaacaaaatacatGTTTAGATTGAAGGTAAAAATATCGGGTGCGTTTTAGTACAAATCTaacagataaaaacaaaatataatgactttttttacctgaaaaccaaacatacacaaagtgtgtttgttttattgttGAAAGGTTCTCAAACAATCGTTGAATTAAAAGCTCTAAATTCATACTTCTTACAGAATATGCATAGAAATGTGTGTCCGTTTAAACGTTAAACCAAACACACTCAAAGCTGTTCAACTAAACCATAGcccaaacacaaccttagatGTAATTTTTCACAACATGAATGTGACTTTTAGAAGCTAATAGTTATAACTTTCACATCTCAAAAATCATTCTTTCATGCTCAACGACTATCCATACATGCTATGATTTTTTCCTTGATTTTGCCTTGAAACTCAAtttgaatgaaataataaaagagtGCAAACTCGGtttgcaaaataaaattcatttaaaccgAGCTTTCAAACTTTAACCTATACATGAACTAAGAATCGtctattcaaaattttagaatgaGTTCATGACATGACATCACTTTGACAAACAAAGTTATAGGTaaatgtttgaagatgttaGCAGTTAGGTGATTCATGTGCCGACATGCTACGCTACCTTAAAAATAAGTACTCTTGAAATCAAATAAGACTGGAAGAACTcagaaaatat
This region includes:
- the LOC114388925 gene encoding probable 2-oxoglutarate-dependent dioxygenase ANS, encoding MGEEVDTAFVQAPEHRPKSSVIVAEGIPLIDLSPINYQNEDTLLDSSIENLVKEIGSACKKWGFFQVINHKVPLDKRERIEEAAKKFFALGLEEKLKVRRDAVNVLGYFEAEHTKNVRDWKEIYDFNVQEPTFIPPSDEPDDEENVQFQWDNRWPQNPPEFKEACQEYAQEVEKLAYKLMELVALSLGLVPNRFRGYFTHNTSNIRLNHYPACPYPHLALGLGRHKDTGVLTVLAQDDTGGLEVRRKSDGEWIRVKPIFNSFIINVGDMIQVWSNDAYESVEHRVMVNSEKDRFSIPFFLKPALYTDVKPLEELLDDRNPPIYRPVNWGKFRSARMRSNFAKSKVENLQIYDFKFPSN